A region of bacterium DNA encodes the following proteins:
- a CDS encoding vitamin K epoxide reductase family protein → MSRQARDVKPLIFAFFILLATSGFASSFYLARSHYSILSGKHTGASFCTVSQVVDCDAVATSPYSEMYQIPLASFGALVYLLMFSFSLLGLFYDPLSRFSLRFLFFISALCVLFDAYLAFVGFVILKLVCLVCIFTYLVNLAFLVLSKRALKESLDTILKKLWESLPFLDASLGVQKPLARLFHCLNLVIVLLGLALILGARWHFVGDKQENVKKILEGLDKQKPVALSLDGAPRLGPHKPKVTLVEFSDFQCPYCKEFASALKMVQKRYSKEVTLYFKHYPLDDACNPYIQRPFHQEACKLAQMSICLQDLGRFWDMDEVLFSSRGSGESLKRALSSRGIDPENIISCSLQSQTRDRVLQDIHEGRNAGVRATPTIFINGYRLEGAWDPFTLSLLVERLLLKAHDPAKGGS, encoded by the coding sequence ATGAGCCGGCAAGCTAGGGACGTAAAGCCGCTGATCTTCGCATTCTTTATTCTGCTGGCCACTTCGGGCTTTGCATCTAGCTTTTACCTGGCCCGATCCCACTACTCCATCCTCTCGGGTAAGCATACAGGAGCCAGCTTCTGTACCGTGAGTCAAGTTGTGGACTGTGATGCAGTGGCAACAAGCCCTTACTCTGAGATGTACCAGATTCCCTTGGCCTCCTTTGGGGCCTTGGTATATCTGCTAATGTTTTCATTTTCACTCTTGGGTCTTTTCTATGACCCCCTTTCCCGCTTCTCACTGAGGTTTCTTTTTTTCATCTCTGCCCTTTGTGTACTCTTTGATGCTTACCTGGCCTTTGTGGGCTTCGTGATATTGAAGCTGGTCTGTCTGGTTTGCATTTTTACCTACTTGGTAAACCTGGCCTTTCTTGTGCTTTCCAAAAGGGCCCTGAAAGAGAGCTTGGACACAATCCTCAAGAAGCTTTGGGAAAGCCTCCCTTTTCTGGATGCCTCCCTTGGAGTTCAAAAACCTTTGGCTAGGCTCTTTCACTGCCTGAACCTGGTGATTGTACTGTTGGGCTTAGCCTTGATTCTTGGGGCCCGCTGGCACTTCGTGGGAGACAAACAAGAGAATGTGAAAAAAATCCTCGAAGGCCTGGACAAGCAAAAGCCTGTGGCCCTTTCTTTGGATGGAGCCCCAAGGCTGGGACCGCACAAGCCCAAAGTGACCCTGGTGGAGTTCAGCGACTTTCAGTGCCCCTATTGCAAGGAGTTCGCCTCGGCCCTCAAGATGGTCCAAAAGCGTTATTCCAAGGAAGTGACCCTTTACTTCAAACATTATCCTCTGGACGATGCATGTAACCCTTATATTCAAAGACCATTTCACCAAGAGGCCTGCAAACTGGCCCAGATGAGCATCTGTCTTCAAGATCTGGGTAGGTTCTGGGATATGGACGAGGTGCTTTTTAGCTCTAGGGGCTCGGGGGAATCACTCAAAAGAGCTCTGTCATCCCGAGGGATTGATCCTGAAAACATCATATCCTGTTCCCTTCAATCCCAGACAAGGGATAGGGTCTTACAAGACATCCATGAGGGGCGCAATGCTGGAGTCAGGGCCACCCCCACCATCTTCATCAACGGCTACAGGCTGGAAGGTGCATGGGATCCCTTCACCTTGAGCCTCTTGGTGGAAAGGCTCTTGCTCAAAGCTCATGATCCAGCAAAGGGTGGCAGCTGA
- a CDS encoding metalloregulator ArsR/SmtB family transcription factor produces the protein MSTRYYEKKASILKALAQPTRLKILEMLKAGERCVCEMYPELGQEQPNISKHLNLMKQAGILDSRKEGLRVIYWIKNSEVLEILRQTDQILFKEAEETRKSVHVA, from the coding sequence ATGAGCACTCGATATTATGAAAAGAAGGCTTCCATCCTAAAAGCCCTAGCCCAGCCCACCCGACTGAAGATACTAGAAATGTTGAAGGCCGGGGAGCGCTGTGTTTGCGAGATGTACCCTGAGCTGGGCCAGGAGCAGCCCAACATCTCCAAGCACCTCAACCTAATGAAACAGGCAGGGATCCTGGATTCCCGCAAGGAGGGCCTCAGGGTCATCTACTGGATCAAGAACTCAGAGGTCTTGGAAATCCTGCGCCAGACTGACCAGATTCTGTTTAAGGAAGCAGAAGAGACCAGAAAATCCGTGCACGTGGCATGA
- the ruvA gene encoding Holliday junction branch migration protein RuvA encodes MIGWLRGILVEKETDAVILDVGGVGYRLFVSNETLARLPAKGQTVELLAHMVVREDAIQLYGFVEPEEKQAFLSLLGISGIGPRLARTILSGIRPGELANAVTRGQSERLHSIPGVGKKMAQRIVMELKGKVDAFQAAQQPAWDGHHLSVEVEDLFGDVVSVLTNLGYRPLEAKRAATEARQGLQGTPTVQSWVREALRLLSP; translated from the coding sequence ATGATCGGTTGGCTGCGCGGAATCCTTGTGGAAAAAGAAACAGACGCGGTAATTCTGGATGTGGGTGGGGTAGGCTACAGGTTGTTTGTGAGCAACGAGACACTGGCTAGGTTGCCTGCCAAAGGCCAGACCGTTGAGTTGCTGGCTCACATGGTGGTTCGGGAGGATGCCATCCAGCTTTACGGCTTTGTGGAACCAGAAGAAAAACAAGCCTTCTTATCCCTGCTGGGAATCAGCGGAATCGGGCCCAGACTGGCCCGTACGATTCTTTCGGGAATCCGTCCTGGAGAGCTGGCAAATGCAGTGACAAGGGGGCAGAGCGAAAGACTCCACAGCATCCCGGGAGTGGGCAAGAAGATGGCACAAAGAATCGTCATGGAGCTAAAAGGCAAGGTGGACGCTTTTCAGGCTGCCCAACAGCCGGCCTGGGACGGGCACCATCTGTCTGTGGAGGTTGAGGACTTGTTCGGAGACGTGGTCTCGGTGCTGACCAACCTGGGCTATAGGCCCCTGGAGGCTAAGAGAGCTGCAACAGAAGCCCGTCAGGGTCTTCAAGGCACGCCCACGGTCCAGAGTTGGGTGCGGGAGGCCCTCAGGCTCTTGTCCCCTTAA
- a CDS encoding amidohydrolase translates to MDLLLRNGNIRTMDPNKPLAQALAVMFGKIAWVGSDQEAQALLGYAKEVMDLEGRTVLPGFIDSHNHFCMTAFLRSQVDCRATAGCLRSNEVVEALRQRAEKTPPGRWILGWGYASYLLEDKKELTRKDLDRASTRHPICLVHVSVHGAVVNTPGLKRLGYDRQSFDPPGGKILKDSNGLPNGILQESAIMGPLFFASPSIYSQVMGGLCSEERVEMMANCARDYNRLGIVAVHDPLVDPLTLRSFQDLEDKGKLTLRLRPYVLNQWAGALMDAGIGQGFGSERLKLGGIKIFLDGGMSSKTAAVSKPYVGGGLGILNYDLKSLVKEIQRFHQRGYRVSVHAQGDKALEILIKAFERCIQQGNHLRHHVVHAGNITPSQIERTSRMGLYISSQANFFSLLGDSFMEAYGAKRSQGLYPFKTLLSSGIRLALSSDSPVADPDPLVGLRDALLRKTASGRDLGPKERLTMEEALPLYNREAAYFSGEEHLTGTICVGKWADFVVMEKDPFDIPARDMTSKGVKMTFVAGKMVHRAA, encoded by the coding sequence ATGGACCTACTACTGAGAAACGGCAACATCCGCACCATGGATCCCAATAAACCTTTGGCCCAGGCCTTGGCAGTAATGTTCGGAAAGATTGCCTGGGTTGGTTCCGACCAAGAGGCTCAGGCTCTCTTGGGTTACGCCAAGGAGGTGATGGACCTGGAGGGCAGAACGGTCCTGCCAGGATTCATAGATTCCCACAATCATTTCTGCATGACTGCGTTCTTGCGCAGCCAGGTGGACTGTAGAGCGACCGCAGGTTGCCTCAGGAGCAACGAAGTGGTGGAGGCCCTGCGCCAAAGGGCGGAAAAGACTCCTCCAGGCAGGTGGATATTGGGTTGGGGTTATGCCTCTTACCTGCTGGAAGACAAGAAGGAGCTCACCCGTAAGGATCTGGACCGGGCTTCCACCCGCCACCCCATATGTTTGGTGCATGTCTCTGTGCATGGGGCCGTGGTGAACACACCTGGTTTGAAAAGACTGGGCTACGATCGCCAAAGTTTTGATCCGCCAGGGGGAAAGATTCTCAAAGATTCCAACGGGCTTCCCAACGGCATACTGCAGGAGTCCGCCATCATGGGGCCTCTTTTTTTTGCCAGCCCTTCCATTTACTCCCAGGTGATGGGTGGGCTTTGTTCAGAAGAGAGGGTGGAAATGATGGCGAATTGCGCCAGGGACTATAACAGACTTGGCATTGTGGCAGTGCATGATCCTTTGGTGGACCCCCTGACCTTGAGAAGCTTTCAGGACTTGGAGGACAAGGGAAAACTCACCCTGAGGCTAAGGCCATATGTGCTGAATCAGTGGGCCGGAGCCCTTATGGATGCAGGTATAGGCCAGGGCTTTGGCTCGGAGAGGCTGAAACTAGGGGGCATAAAAATATTCCTGGATGGGGGCATGAGTAGCAAGACAGCGGCTGTCTCAAAGCCTTACGTAGGAGGGGGGCTGGGAATTCTAAACTACGATCTTAAGAGCCTTGTCAAAGAGATCCAGAGATTCCACCAAAGGGGATACAGGGTCTCGGTGCATGCCCAGGGGGACAAGGCCCTGGAGATCCTGATCAAGGCCTTTGAGCGCTGCATCCAACAGGGCAATCACCTCAGGCACCACGTGGTGCATGCAGGAAACATAACCCCTTCTCAGATAGAGAGAACATCCCGAATGGGACTTTACATATCCAGCCAGGCCAACTTTTTCTCCCTCTTGGGGGACAGCTTCATGGAAGCTTACGGGGCTAAACGTTCCCAAGGCCTCTATCCTTTCAAGACTCTTTTGAGTAGCGGCATAAGACTGGCACTTTCCTCTGACTCGCCGGTGGCGGATCCGGATCCACTGGTGGGGCTAAGAGATGCCTTACTTAGAAAGACAGCCTCAGGCCGAGACTTGGGGCCCAAGGAAAGACTCACCATGGAGGAGGCCCTGCCCCTTTATAACAGGGAGGCAGCTTACTTTTCAGGGGAGGAGCATCTCACAGGCACGATCTGTGTTGGGAAATGGGCCGATTTTGTTGTGATGGAAAAAGATCCCTTCGATATTCCTGCCAGGGACATGACCTCCAAAGGTGTTAAGATGACTTTTGTGGCGGGTAAAATGGTGCACAGGGCAGCTTAA
- a CDS encoding MauE/DoxX family redox-associated membrane protein — protein sequence MRPLLSSPWLALFFRFVLGGIFLYAGMVKSQDPAGFAQATYNYRILSGQLINPMAILLPWVEIVMGIALLLGCWVPGASLLAVVLLGIFAMALCINLARGLDVDCGCFSTLQSGSGNTLWYFLRDILLLSLAFHVLIFDRQKACLARILRRSRYRSYNG from the coding sequence ATGAGGCCTTTGTTAAGCTCCCCATGGCTGGCTCTTTTTTTTCGATTTGTCCTGGGTGGGATTTTTCTATACGCCGGTATGGTGAAGTCCCAAGATCCAGCGGGGTTTGCGCAGGCCACATACAATTACAGGATCCTTTCGGGTCAGCTCATAAATCCCATGGCTATCCTGCTGCCTTGGGTGGAGATAGTCATGGGCATTGCCCTGCTTTTGGGTTGTTGGGTGCCTGGGGCGAGCCTCCTGGCCGTAGTGTTGCTCGGGATCTTTGCAATGGCTCTTTGCATTAACTTGGCAAGGGGTCTGGATGTAGACTGCGGATGTTTTTCCACGTTACAGTCAGGATCCGGCAATACGCTCTGGTATTTCCTGAGGGACATCTTGCTGTTGAGCCTTGCGTTTCACGTGCTCATTTTCGACAGGCAAAAGGCTTGCCTGGCGCGTATCTTGAGAAGGAGTAGGTATCGAAGCTATAACGGGTGA
- a CDS encoding YebC/PmpR family DNA-binding transcriptional regulator yields the protein MSGHSKWASIKHKKAAVDAKRGKIFTKIIKEIMVAARLGGGDPDGNARLRLAVDKAKSVNMPKENIERAIKKGTGELAGTAYEEFLYEGYGPGGVAVLVEVMTDNRNRAVGEIRHLFTKHNGKPGEAGSVAWMFEKKGLILVDKRGCEEDALMEAVLDAGAEDIQEEDEAWAIHTRPAEFESIKRTVTDRGWKIISSELTMVPKNTLRLEGKEAEQMLRLMMALEDNDDVQNAYANFDIPKEIMERMAG from the coding sequence ATGTCCGGACACTCCAAATGGGCCAGCATAAAGCACAAGAAGGCTGCGGTGGACGCCAAACGGGGCAAGATTTTCACCAAGATAATAAAGGAGATCATGGTTGCTGCTCGCCTGGGAGGGGGAGATCCCGACGGAAATGCAAGATTGAGACTGGCTGTGGACAAGGCCAAGTCGGTGAACATGCCCAAGGAGAACATAGAGCGGGCCATAAAGAAAGGTACAGGCGAATTGGCTGGAACAGCCTATGAAGAGTTTCTATACGAGGGCTATGGACCAGGTGGGGTGGCTGTCTTGGTGGAGGTGATGACTGACAATCGGAATCGGGCAGTGGGCGAGATACGCCACCTGTTCACCAAGCATAACGGCAAGCCCGGAGAGGCCGGCAGCGTGGCTTGGATGTTTGAGAAGAAGGGCCTGATCCTGGTAGACAAGAGAGGCTGTGAAGAGGATGCCTTGATGGAGGCTGTTTTGGATGCCGGGGCCGAAGATATCCAAGAGGAGGATGAGGCCTGGGCTATTCACACCCGGCCGGCAGAATTCGAATCCATAAAGAGGACTGTCACAGATCGCGGTTGGAAGATAATCTCCTCGGAACTCACCATGGTGCCTAAGAACACTTTGCGTCTGGAGGGAAAGGAAGCTGAGCAGATGCTTCGGCTTATGATGGCTCTAGAAGACAATGATGATGTGCAAAACGCTTACGCCAATTTCGATATTCCCAAAGAGATCATGGAGAGGATGGCGGGATGA
- the ruvB gene encoding Holliday junction branch migration DNA helicase RuvB: protein MSLRPKRLADYVGQSQLKENLRIFIEAARQRGEALDHCLFYGPPGLGKTTLAHIIAEEMGVHIRVTSGPSLERAGDLAAILTNLEDRDVLFIDEIHRLGPVVEETLYPAMEDFHLDLVIGQGPSARTLKLELPRFTLVGATTRTGLLTSPLRDRFGISARLQYYTEDELLDIVQRSVSIMGIKIEPDGAREIARRSRGTPRVANRLLRRVRDFAQVEGDGVISNSIAAGALERLGVDSRGLDEMDKAILKAVIEKFEGGPVGIETLCAVLSEERDTLEEVYEPFLLQSGFLKRTPRGRMATRLAYEHLGVPLPRGRQASLGFEEP from the coding sequence ATGTCCCTCAGGCCCAAAAGGCTTGCAGATTACGTGGGCCAGAGCCAGCTCAAGGAAAACCTCAGAATTTTCATAGAGGCTGCACGGCAAAGGGGCGAAGCCCTGGATCACTGCCTTTTTTATGGGCCGCCTGGATTAGGCAAGACTACCCTGGCTCACATAATAGCCGAGGAAATGGGGGTCCATATCAGGGTAACATCGGGTCCTTCGTTGGAGAGGGCAGGGGATTTGGCGGCAATACTAACGAATTTGGAAGACAGGGATGTGCTGTTCATAGACGAAATTCATAGGCTGGGCCCAGTGGTGGAGGAAACCCTTTATCCAGCCATGGAAGACTTCCATCTTGACCTAGTAATAGGGCAAGGACCCAGCGCAAGAACCTTGAAGCTGGAGCTTCCCAGATTCACTCTGGTGGGGGCCACCACCAGGACAGGGCTTCTGACCTCACCTCTTAGGGACCGCTTTGGGATCTCGGCCAGGCTCCAATACTACACAGAGGATGAACTTCTGGATATAGTCCAAAGATCGGTAAGCATAATGGGAATAAAGATCGAGCCCGATGGGGCCAGGGAGATAGCCAGACGCTCAAGGGGGACCCCCAGAGTTGCAAATCGACTCCTGAGAAGAGTGCGGGACTTTGCCCAGGTGGAAGGCGATGGAGTAATAAGCAATAGCATTGCAGCAGGGGCCCTGGAAAGACTGGGCGTGGATTCCAGGGGTCTGGATGAAATGGATAAGGCCATCTTGAAGGCGGTGATAGAGAAGTTCGAGGGAGGTCCCGTGGGGATAGAAACGCTTTGCGCGGTGCTGAGCGAGGAGCGGGATACACTGGAGGAGGTCTACGAACCTTTCCTGTTGCAAAGCGGTTTTCTGAAACGCACCCCCAGGGGACGCATGGCCACTCGGCTGGCCTATGAACATCTGGGCGTGCCTTTGCCCCGTGGCAGACAAGCCTCACTAGGATTCGAGGAGCCATGA
- a CDS encoding thioredoxin family protein, producing the protein MKIEVLGTGCAKCQAAEALCKEAVEELGMDAEVIKVSKIHEIAKRGVFATPAVVIEGKVKCVGRIPKLEEVKQWLQAGN; encoded by the coding sequence ATGAAGATCGAAGTCTTGGGCACTGGTTGTGCCAAGTGTCAGGCAGCCGAGGCCTTGTGCAAGGAGGCTGTCGAGGAGTTGGGCATGGATGCTGAGGTGATCAAGGTCTCCAAGATCCATGAGATAGCCAAACGAGGCGTCTTCGCAACGCCAGCTGTGGTCATAGAAGGCAAGGTCAAGTGTGTGGGGAGGATCCCCAAACTAGAAGAGGTGAAACAGTGGCTCCAGGCGGGCAATTGA
- a CDS encoding FAD-dependent oxidoreductase, whose product MLESLFTPGRLGVLELQNRVVMTAMHLNYTPGGKVSQRIVEFYRERARYGLALAIVGGCTVDEYSGSPDMLSLKEDCDREGLMRFTEAIHQAGGRIIAQLYHAGGYAHSFFLGGKQALSPSGVFSRFTRETPKEMTRSEICWVIENFARAALRAKEVGFDGVEILASAGYLISQFLSPLTNKRQDEYGGSLENRMRFALEVLKAVRQEVGGNYTVICRIAGNDFVPGSHTNEEARIFAKALEQQGVDGLNVTGGWHETRVPQLLMSIPRASFTYLARGVREEVRVPVIACNRINDPLVAEEVLREGCGDFVGMARAFLADPQLLLKAREGRLREIVHCIGCAQACFDHVFMMRPVSCLMHPRSGREFEIKEEPSQSPKKIWIIGGGPAGMMAAVTAARRGHQVTLYEQEQELGGQLRLAGAPAMRRDFRQAARDMAVQLEVSGVRIRLGERVDRGKIRRGRPQAVILATGAKPSIADIPGIKSPHVVTAWDLLAGKAVVGKNVVIIGGGAVGCETALHLCESGTISAEAFKFLAFQRAESWEVLEKLITRGWRKVTIVEMLDRIGQDIGISTRWAMVQDLHRFGVKALTGARAKEIHEDGVVVVRGEKEEKIPCDSVVLAMGSTAQEDLSQRLVGIVPEIHVIGDAKGPRKALDAIWEGYEVGRSI is encoded by the coding sequence ATGTTGGAGAGCCTTTTTACTCCCGGTAGATTAGGAGTCTTGGAGCTTCAAAACAGAGTGGTTATGACTGCTATGCACTTGAATTACACTCCTGGAGGCAAGGTCTCGCAAAGAATTGTGGAGTTCTACCGGGAGCGTGCCCGCTATGGGCTTGCCCTGGCCATAGTGGGCGGCTGTACTGTAGACGAGTACAGTGGCTCCCCCGACATGCTGAGCCTCAAGGAGGACTGTGACAGAGAGGGGCTGATGCGTTTTACCGAGGCAATTCACCAAGCAGGAGGAAGGATCATCGCGCAGCTCTACCATGCCGGAGGGTATGCTCACTCCTTTTTCCTGGGCGGGAAGCAGGCCCTTTCGCCATCGGGAGTCTTTTCCCGCTTCACCAGGGAGACTCCCAAGGAGATGACACGCTCGGAGATCTGTTGGGTCATAGAGAACTTTGCCAGGGCCGCCCTGAGAGCCAAGGAGGTTGGCTTCGACGGTGTGGAGATCCTGGCCAGTGCAGGGTATTTGATAAGCCAGTTTCTGTCTCCGCTTACCAACAAGAGGCAAGACGAGTACGGCGGGTCCTTGGAAAACCGGATGCGTTTTGCTCTGGAGGTCCTGAAGGCAGTGCGCCAGGAAGTGGGAGGCAATTACACGGTCATATGCCGTATTGCGGGAAATGATTTTGTCCCAGGCAGCCACACCAACGAGGAGGCCAGGATTTTCGCCAAGGCCTTGGAGCAGCAAGGGGTGGACGGGCTGAACGTCACCGGTGGCTGGCACGAGACCAGGGTACCCCAGCTTCTCATGAGTATACCCCGCGCCAGTTTTACCTACTTGGCCCGGGGGGTCAGAGAGGAAGTGAGAGTTCCGGTTATAGCGTGCAATCGTATAAACGATCCTTTGGTGGCAGAGGAGGTGCTCAGGGAGGGCTGCGGGGATTTCGTGGGCATGGCGAGGGCCTTCTTGGCGGATCCCCAGCTATTGCTGAAGGCCAGGGAGGGGAGATTAAGGGAGATAGTACATTGCATTGGCTGTGCTCAGGCCTGCTTTGACCATGTGTTCATGATGAGGCCTGTAAGCTGTCTCATGCACCCGAGGTCTGGGAGGGAATTCGAGATAAAGGAGGAGCCCTCCCAAAGCCCAAAGAAAATATGGATCATAGGAGGTGGCCCAGCAGGAATGATGGCGGCAGTAACGGCAGCCAGGAGAGGTCACCAGGTGACCCTTTATGAACAGGAACAGGAGTTGGGAGGTCAGCTACGTCTGGCCGGAGCCCCGGCCATGAGACGGGATTTCAGACAGGCTGCCAGGGACATGGCAGTCCAGCTTGAGGTCTCAGGAGTCAGGATTCGTCTGGGGGAGCGGGTTGACAGGGGAAAGATTCGCAGGGGCAGGCCCCAGGCAGTGATCCTGGCCACCGGGGCAAAGCCCTCCATTGCTGATATTCCGGGAATCAAAAGCCCCCATGTGGTTACAGCCTGGGATCTGTTGGCCGGGAAGGCGGTTGTGGGAAAAAACGTGGTGATCATAGGAGGCGGGGCAGTTGGGTGTGAGACAGCCCTTCACCTTTGCGAGTCAGGGACTATTTCTGCCGAAGCCTTCAAGTTCCTGGCATTTCAGAGGGCCGAGAGCTGGGAGGTACTGGAAAAGCTTATAACGCGCGGCTGGAGAAAAGTGACCATAGTCGAGATGCTGGATCGCATCGGACAGGACATCGGGATCTCAACCCGCTGGGCCATGGTTCAGGATCTGCACCGCTTCGGGGTGAAGGCCCTTACTGGCGCAAGAGCCAAGGAGATACATGAGGACGGAGTTGTGGTGGTGCGAGGGGAGAAGGAGGAAAAGATTCCTTGTGACTCGGTGGTGCTGGCCATGGGCTCCACTGCTCAGGAAGACCTCTCCCAGAGGCTTGTGGGGATAGTCCCGGAGATCCATGTCATAGGCGACGCCAAGGGTCCTAGGAAGGCACTGGATGCCATATGGGAAGGCTACGAGGTGGGCAGGAGCATCTAA
- a CDS encoding rhodanese-like domain-containing protein has product MEKQYKANATQENIIPDEVVASLPEGREMPVFEEKVERPVHEVDPQQQAHMGWPWVRKALMQAALLLILGGALGVVSEQIRGSKIAWVASWSQKEVTAKNLEGLQEISPKEAWEAHRAGKAIFLDARDPWSFASGHLPGAINVPVSEVETYFDEISALEQAGLIPVAYCDGADCPLGAELARALREKGVKDVRVLVNGWSLWRDSGYPVEQGKR; this is encoded by the coding sequence TTGGAAAAGCAATACAAAGCAAATGCGACACAGGAAAACATCATCCCAGATGAGGTGGTCGCCTCTTTGCCAGAGGGTCGTGAGATGCCCGTGTTCGAGGAAAAAGTAGAACGCCCTGTGCATGAAGTTGACCCACAACAGCAGGCTCATATGGGCTGGCCTTGGGTGAGAAAAGCCCTGATGCAGGCTGCATTGCTTTTGATCCTTGGGGGGGCCTTGGGAGTTGTATCAGAGCAGATAAGGGGCTCCAAAATAGCCTGGGTGGCCTCTTGGTCTCAGAAGGAGGTGACGGCCAAAAACCTGGAGGGCCTCCAGGAGATATCCCCAAAGGAGGCCTGGGAGGCTCACAGGGCAGGCAAGGCTATCTTTCTGGATGCTAGGGATCCCTGGAGTTTTGCTTCTGGGCACCTCCCGGGAGCCATCAATGTGCCTGTGTCCGAGGTGGAGACCTACTTTGACGAGATCTCTGCATTGGAGCAGGCCGGTTTGATTCCCGTGGCTTACTGTGATGGAGCGGACTGCCCCCTGGGAGCCGAGCTTGCCCGCGCTCTTCGGGAAAAAGGTGTTAAAGATGTGAGAGTTCTGGTCAACGGATGGAGCCTTTGGAGGGATTCGGGTTACCCTGTGGAGCAAGGGAAGAGGTGA
- the ruvC gene encoding crossover junction endodeoxyribonuclease RuvC, translating into MASSPKVILGVDPGSWRAGYGLIEAQGPRLQHLAHGVINAGAAGLSLPQRLGKLYDEFVRLLQRYRPEVMAVESLFHSRNARSSLVLGHARGVILLAGIHAGISVEEYTPLSVKQALTGFGAAEKTQVRYMVRSILKLKSLPPMDASDALAVAVCHAHSFDGFVRGPI; encoded by the coding sequence ATGGCTTCATCTCCCAAAGTGATTCTAGGTGTGGATCCAGGTTCCTGGCGGGCTGGCTATGGGCTCATAGAGGCGCAGGGACCTAGACTTCAGCATTTGGCTCACGGAGTCATCAACGCAGGAGCCGCAGGCCTCAGTCTGCCTCAACGTTTAGGGAAGCTCTACGATGAGTTCGTGCGACTATTGCAACGGTACAGGCCAGAGGTCATGGCTGTGGAGTCCCTGTTCCACTCTAGAAATGCCCGCAGCTCATTGGTCCTCGGCCATGCCCGCGGAGTGATTCTTCTAGCGGGGATCCATGCAGGGATATCCGTGGAGGAATACACTCCTCTTTCGGTGAAGCAGGCTCTCACGGGGTTCGGGGCTGCGGAGAAGACGCAGGTGCGCTACATGGTTCGTTCCATTTTGAAATTAAAGTCACTCCCGCCCATGGACGCTTCAGATGCTTTGGCAGTAGCGGTGTGTCATGCTCACTCTTTTGATGGATTTGTGCGGGGGCCCATCTGA
- a CDS encoding permease — protein MKERYKLLILVLGFIAAYYIPFSHGKVRQAGLEAFLLLQQYAREHVLSCLVPAFFIAGAIGVFVSQAAVLKYFGAGANKILSYSVASVSGTILAVCSCTVLPLFAGIYMRGAGIGPATAFLYSGPAINVLAIVLTARVLGWQLGLARAIGAVLFSVAVGLAMHLIYLREEKERVAGQFFLPEEEGKQRPLWQKALHMATLVAILIFAAWGRPEEPVGFWMAVWKVHWYITAVLLGILALELWGWFQKEELRSWVDSTWGFTKQILPLLFGGVLVAGFLLGRPGHEALIPESWVHALLGGNSLRANLFASVFGALMYFATLTEVPILQGLLGNGMGNGPALALLLAGPALSLPNMLVIRSLIGTQKTLVYVALVVVFSTVAGILFGRLTS, from the coding sequence TTGAAGGAAAGGTACAAGCTCCTGATTCTGGTCCTGGGATTCATAGCAGCCTACTATATTCCTTTTTCTCATGGGAAAGTCAGGCAGGCGGGCCTCGAGGCCTTCCTGCTGCTCCAGCAGTACGCCAGGGAGCACGTGCTCAGCTGTCTTGTCCCAGCCTTCTTCATCGCAGGGGCCATAGGTGTCTTCGTCTCCCAGGCGGCAGTCCTCAAGTACTTCGGGGCAGGGGCCAACAAGATCCTGTCCTACTCGGTGGCATCTGTCTCGGGCACCATCCTGGCTGTGTGTTCATGCACGGTCCTGCCCCTGTTCGCCGGGATCTACATGCGGGGGGCCGGGATCGGGCCTGCCACGGCCTTCCTCTACTCCGGCCCGGCCATTAACGTGTTGGCAATAGTACTTACAGCCCGGGTCCTGGGTTGGCAGTTGGGGCTGGCCAGGGCCATAGGGGCCGTCCTCTTTTCGGTGGCCGTGGGCCTTGCCATGCATTTAATATACCTCAGGGAGGAAAAGGAGCGCGTGGCTGGCCAGTTCTTCCTCCCAGAGGAAGAAGGCAAGCAGAGGCCCCTTTGGCAGAAGGCCTTGCACATGGCGACCCTGGTGGCCATTCTGATATTTGCGGCCTGGGGAAGGCCCGAAGAACCTGTGGGTTTTTGGATGGCCGTGTGGAAGGTGCACTGGTACATCACGGCCGTTCTCCTTGGGATCTTGGCCCTTGAGCTCTGGGGCTGGTTTCAGAAGGAGGAACTTCGCTCCTGGGTGGATTCCACATGGGGTTTTACCAAGCAGATCCTTCCCCTTTTATTCGGGGGGGTGCTGGTGGCCGGGTTCCTCCTGGGGAGGCCGGGCCACGAGGCCCTGATCCCCGAAAGCTGGGTGCATGCCCTGCTCGGAGGCAACTCCCTGCGTGCCAACCTCTTCGCCTCTGTCTTCGGGGCCCTCATGTACTTCGCCACCTTGACCGAGGTCCCCATATTGCAGGGCCTTTTGGGAAACGGCATGGGAAACGGACCGGCCCTGGCCCTGTTGTTGGCAGGGCCTGCCCTGAGCCTCCCCAACATGCTCGTGATCCGAAGCCTCATCGGTACCCAGAAGACCCTGGTATACGTGGCACTGGTGGTGGTGTTCTCTACAGTCGCTGGGATCTTGTTCGGGAGGCTGACGTCGTAA